Proteins found in one Azospirillum thermophilum genomic segment:
- a CDS encoding tagaturonate reductase, with protein sequence MERLNAAFLKGRPRPTPRIVQFGEGNFLRAFFDWKVDRLNETTGSDWGITVVRPIAGGFPHSLDEQDGVYTVLSRGVAENGEKISQPRLIACVRNEVAAHGDWPGVLALARDPNIVVVVSNTTDAGIAYVPSVGYADDPPASFPGKMTRFLHERWKTFGGAPEMGLQMLACELIDHNGDELKRIVLLHARDWGLEPEFVRWVETANAFYNTLVDRIVPGFPRAEADELRRDLGYDDTFMAAAELFHLFVIERKDGMPELRLPLGKHDEGTIVTSDVTPYKARKVAILNGAHTGLCALALLAGVETVGEAVSHPAGARFLDRLLNEEVIPFLTLPKPDLEEFASAVLRRFRNPYIRHLWHDISLNGLVKYQTRNLDRLLAYRERFGKPAPLMTLSLASWLAFYLGRFQGAGKLPPRDAPAIIERIREIGALDDGTAKGLDSMVGAYLGEAAFWGRSIDDPQLRAKVAEDYLFLTEQPFSFERLAAILAA encoded by the coding sequence ATGGAGAGACTGAACGCCGCCTTCCTCAAGGGGCGCCCCCGTCCGACGCCGCGGATCGTGCAGTTCGGCGAAGGCAACTTCCTGCGCGCCTTCTTCGACTGGAAGGTCGACCGCCTGAACGAGACCACGGGCAGCGACTGGGGAATCACCGTGGTCCGGCCGATCGCCGGCGGCTTCCCCCACAGCCTGGACGAACAGGACGGCGTCTACACCGTCCTCTCGCGTGGTGTTGCCGAAAACGGCGAGAAGATCTCGCAGCCGCGCCTGATCGCCTGTGTGCGCAACGAGGTTGCGGCGCACGGCGACTGGCCGGGCGTGCTTGCGCTGGCCCGCGACCCCAACATCGTGGTGGTGGTGTCCAACACGACCGACGCCGGCATCGCCTATGTTCCGTCCGTCGGATATGCGGATGATCCGCCGGCCTCCTTCCCCGGCAAGATGACCCGCTTCCTGCACGAGCGCTGGAAGACCTTCGGCGGCGCGCCGGAGATGGGCCTGCAGATGCTGGCCTGCGAGCTGATCGACCACAACGGCGACGAGCTGAAGCGCATCGTCCTCCTGCATGCCCGGGATTGGGGACTGGAGCCCGAATTCGTGCGTTGGGTCGAAACCGCCAATGCGTTCTACAACACGCTGGTGGATCGCATCGTCCCGGGGTTCCCGCGCGCCGAGGCGGACGAGCTGCGCCGCGATCTGGGCTATGACGACACCTTCATGGCGGCGGCCGAGCTGTTCCATCTTTTCGTGATCGAGCGCAAGGACGGCATGCCCGAGCTGCGCCTGCCGCTCGGCAAGCACGACGAGGGAACGATCGTCACCTCCGACGTCACGCCCTACAAGGCCCGCAAGGTCGCCATCCTGAACGGCGCCCACACGGGTCTTTGTGCGCTCGCCCTGCTGGCCGGCGTCGAGACGGTGGGCGAGGCGGTGAGCCATCCCGCCGGAGCGCGCTTCCTCGACCGGCTGCTGAACGAGGAGGTCATTCCCTTCCTCACCCTGCCCAAGCCGGACCTGGAGGAGTTCGCCTCCGCGGTGCTGCGCCGCTTCCGCAATCCCTACATCCGCCACCTCTGGCACGACATCAGCCTGAACGGCCTCGTCAAGTACCAGACCCGCAACCTGGACCGCCTGCTGGCGTATCGCGAGCGGTTCGGCAAGCCGGCTCCCCTGATGACGCTGTCGCTGGCGTCCTGGCTCGCCTTCTATCTCGGCCGCTTCCAGGGCGCCGGCAAGCTCCCGCCGCGCGACGCCCCGGCGATCATCGAGCGCATCCGCGAGATCGGCGCGCTCGACGACGGCACGGCCAAGGGGCTCGACAGCATGGTCGGCGCCTATCTCGGCGAGGCGGCCTTCTGGGGGCGCAGCATCGACGACCCGCAGCTCCGCGCCAAGGTGGCCGAGGACTATCTCTTCCTGACCGAACAGCCGTTTTCGTTCGAACGGCTTGCCGCGATCCTCGCCGCATAG
- a CDS encoding DUF2000 domain-containing protein, with the protein MTRCAFIIDRSLPPGLIANTAAALSLTLGKLRPDLVGDDLQDADGIGHRGLTTIVMPILVSDADGLRELHHRAAEQGPGGLGVIGMTDIAQRAKTYDDYRSRLAATPQAALRYLGLCLYGPAALVRSLTGSLPLLK; encoded by the coding sequence GTGACACGCTGCGCCTTCATCATCGATCGATCCTTGCCGCCGGGGCTGATCGCCAACACCGCCGCCGCCCTGTCGCTGACGCTGGGGAAGCTGCGTCCCGACCTCGTGGGTGACGACCTGCAGGATGCCGATGGCATCGGTCACCGGGGCCTCACCACCATCGTGATGCCGATCCTGGTGTCGGACGCCGACGGGCTGCGGGAGCTGCATCACCGGGCCGCGGAACAGGGGCCGGGCGGGCTCGGCGTGATCGGCATGACCGACATCGCCCAGCGCGCCAAGACCTACGACGACTATCGCAGCCGCCTGGCGGCGACACCGCAGGCCGCGCTGCGCTATCTCGGCCTCTGCCTGTACGGGCCGGCGGCGCTGGTGCGCTCGCTGACCGGCAGCCTGCCGCTGCTGAAGTAG
- a CDS encoding helix-turn-helix transcriptional regulator codes for MARIGRNRHRFWRDPGLPHLEARSIEDGRRVCYGWHSHPTFSIGLVTGGVSEFRTDGACHRVSAGTVVLMNPETAHACNPLEGSPWSYRTLYVDVAWLTGVQGERFFKPYAPAVSRDPDLARRLDRLFVRLFDPALPSTAKGEEAVAFFTDLNGMPGARPADDSGGGHAALKRAAEFISAHCTQPLRLADIAEVSGLSPSYLVRAFKARFGMTPHAYQINRRIQFGQRELRRGRPIVEVALDAGFADQAHFQRAFKRHVAATPGQYALA; via the coding sequence ATGGCGCGCATCGGCAGGAACAGGCACCGCTTCTGGCGGGACCCTGGCCTTCCCCATCTGGAAGCACGGTCGATCGAGGACGGCCGCAGGGTCTGTTATGGCTGGCACAGCCACCCGACCTTCTCCATCGGGCTGGTGACCGGTGGCGTCAGCGAGTTCCGCACGGACGGGGCCTGTCACCGGGTTTCGGCCGGCACGGTCGTGTTGATGAACCCGGAGACGGCGCACGCCTGCAACCCGCTGGAGGGGAGCCCCTGGTCCTACCGGACGCTGTATGTCGACGTGGCGTGGCTCACGGGGGTGCAGGGGGAAAGGTTCTTCAAGCCTTACGCGCCGGCCGTCAGCCGCGATCCGGACCTGGCGCGGCGGCTGGACCGGCTGTTCGTCCGGCTGTTCGACCCGGCGCTCCCATCCACGGCGAAAGGGGAGGAGGCCGTGGCATTTTTCACGGATCTGAACGGGATGCCGGGGGCTCGGCCGGCCGATGACAGCGGCGGCGGGCATGCGGCGCTGAAACGGGCGGCGGAGTTCATCTCGGCCCATTGCACCCAGCCGCTGCGGCTGGCCGACATCGCGGAGGTCTCGGGGCTGTCGCCCTCTTATCTGGTGCGGGCCTTCAAGGCCCGGTTCGGGATGACCCCGCATGCCTACCAGATCAACCGCCGCATCCAGTTCGGCCAGCGGGAGCTGCGGCGCGGCCGGCCCATCGTCGAAGTCGCGCTCGACGCCGGGTTCGCCGATCAGGCCCACTTCCAGCGTGCCTTCAAGCGGCACGTCGCCGCCACTCCCGGCCAATACGCGCTGGCGTAG
- a CDS encoding ABC transporter ATP-binding protein: MLRRFLAYYRPYKGLLLLDICCAVLSGLLELGFPMAVRAFVDRLLPTQDWPLIVAATAALLAIYMANGALMAVVVYWGHKLGVNIETEMRRKSFDHLQKLSFSFYDNNKTGHLVGRVTRDLDEIGEVAHHGPEDLLIAVMTFVGAFALMAVVHLPLALITAAVVPLIAWLTSRYGGRMTRNWQSLYSRVGDFNVRIEENVGGMRVVQAFTNEDHERKLFAADNERYRRTKLEAYRIMAASTTLSYMSMRLILIIVMLTGAHFVLTGELTQGGFFAFLLLVHTFFRPIEKINAVIETYPRGIAGFRRYTALLDTRPDIEDTPHAIPAPPLRGDIRYSNVSFSYDGGRPVLKGIDLAIRAGSTVAFVGASGAGKTTICSLLPRFYEATGGVITIDGIDIRDMTLASLRRQIGIVQQDVFLFGGTIRENIAYGRLGASDAEILEAARRAHLDGLIAALPDGLDTVIGERGVKLSGGQKQRLTIARMFLKNPPILILDEATSALDTETEREIQKSLMELAEGRTTLVIAHRLATIRDADEVYVVSHEGGAQRITHEELARRG, encoded by the coding sequence ATGCTCCGTCGCTTCCTCGCCTACTACCGTCCCTACAAGGGCCTGCTGCTCCTCGACATCTGCTGCGCCGTGCTGTCGGGGCTGCTGGAGCTGGGCTTCCCGATGGCCGTCCGCGCCTTCGTGGACCGGCTGCTGCCGACGCAGGACTGGCCGCTGATCGTCGCCGCCACGGCGGCCCTGCTGGCCATCTACATGGCGAACGGCGCGCTGATGGCGGTGGTGGTCTATTGGGGCCACAAGCTGGGCGTCAACATCGAGACGGAGATGCGCCGGAAGAGCTTCGACCATCTGCAGAAGCTCTCCTTCAGCTTCTACGACAACAACAAGACCGGCCATCTCGTCGGCCGGGTCACGCGGGACCTGGACGAGATCGGCGAGGTCGCGCATCACGGCCCTGAGGACCTGCTGATCGCGGTCATGACCTTCGTCGGCGCCTTCGCCCTGATGGCGGTGGTGCATCTGCCGCTGGCGCTGATCACCGCGGCGGTCGTTCCCCTGATCGCCTGGCTGACGAGCCGCTACGGCGGGCGGATGACGCGCAACTGGCAGTCGCTCTATTCGCGCGTCGGGGACTTCAACGTCCGCATCGAGGAGAATGTCGGCGGAATGCGCGTCGTGCAGGCCTTCACCAACGAGGACCATGAGCGCAAGCTGTTCGCCGCGGACAACGAGCGCTATCGCAGGACCAAGCTCGAGGCCTACCGGATCATGGCCGCGTCGACGACGCTGAGCTACATGAGCATGCGGCTGATCCTGATCATCGTCATGCTGACCGGCGCGCACTTCGTGCTGACGGGCGAGCTGACGCAGGGCGGCTTCTTCGCCTTCCTGCTGCTGGTCCACACCTTCTTCCGCCCGATCGAGAAGATCAACGCGGTCATCGAGACCTATCCCAGGGGCATCGCCGGCTTCCGCCGCTACACCGCCCTGCTCGATACCCGGCCGGACATCGAGGACACGCCCCACGCCATCCCGGCGCCGCCGCTGAGGGGCGACATCCGCTACAGCAACGTGTCGTTCAGCTACGATGGCGGGCGCCCGGTCCTCAAGGGCATCGACCTCGCCATCAGGGCGGGATCCACCGTCGCCTTCGTCGGGGCCTCCGGCGCCGGCAAGACGACGATCTGCTCGCTGCTGCCGCGCTTCTACGAGGCAACGGGGGGCGTCATCACCATCGACGGCATCGACATCCGCGACATGACGCTCGCCTCGCTGCGCCGGCAGATCGGGATCGTCCAGCAGGACGTCTTCCTGTTCGGCGGCACGATCCGCGAGAACATCGCCTACGGCCGGCTCGGCGCGTCCGATGCCGAGATCCTGGAGGCGGCGCGGCGGGCGCATCTCGACGGGCTGATCGCCGCGCTGCCCGACGGGCTCGATACCGTCATCGGCGAGCGCGGGGTGAAGCTGTCCGGCGGCCAGAAGCAGCGCCTGACCATCGCCCGCATGTTCCTGAAGAATCCGCCGATCCTGATCCTCGACGAGGCGACCTCGGCGCTCGACACCGAGACGGAGCGCGAGATCCAGAAATCCCTGATGGAACTGGCGGAGGGGCGGACGACCCTGGTCATCGCACACCGTCTCGCCACCATCCGCGATGCCGACGAGGTCTATGTGGTCTCCCATGAAGGGGGCGCCCAGCGGATCACCCACGAGGAACTGGCGAGGCGCGGCTGA
- the fhuB gene encoding Fe(3+)-hydroxamate ABC transporter permease FhuB: MAERVSMTLVPMNRILLWGGLALVAACLSLVQIAGYAAPPIVPPPAGSVPSDAAWLDAVILHHSLLPRIAVALVCGATLGLSGLLLQRVLRNPLADPSTLGVSAGAQLAMTAATVHAPALMERAREGVALSGGLAVVGLILAMTWRRGLEPVAVVLAGMMVALTATMASAALILANGEYLFSLFIWGGGALAQQGWDPTLSVTVRLLIGTAAAVLMMRPLSILRLDDASARSLGISLNLTRFGIIGVAVWLAAGVTAEVGVIGFVGLAAPALAHLSGARTERQRLVAAPLIGAILLWLTDGLVQALAGAGGERVPTGAATALLGAPLLLWLLPRLRMVEWPSLGNRPASPRRSRRPGLLIGLFALSLAAAMVLALTVGYGPDGWTLATGRQFDRLVGWRGPRVAVAAAAGAMLAAAGVLLQRVTANPLASPEILGVGTGAGVGLTAALFLVAGPGFGLQVAASAAGAVLVLAAMLVLSLRAGFGPERLLLAGIAMSALCSAVLTAVIATGTPQAFALLRWLSGSTNDAGPADAWACGGAAVLLLGALVPAARWLEILPLGDGTARALGLPVRRCRILLVLFAGLITATAGLFVGPLSFVGLIAPHLARLVGLGRALEHGAGAALIGAVLMVVSDWLARTVAFPYQLPLGLFAALLAGPYLIRLLGRAGSRAG, translated from the coding sequence ATGGCTGAGCGTGTCTCCATGACCCTGGTGCCGATGAACCGGATCCTGCTGTGGGGCGGCCTGGCGCTGGTGGCCGCCTGCCTGTCCCTGGTGCAGATCGCCGGGTATGCCGCCCCGCCGATCGTGCCGCCGCCGGCCGGCAGCGTCCCGTCCGACGCGGCATGGCTCGACGCCGTCATCCTCCATCACAGCCTGCTGCCGCGCATCGCGGTGGCGCTGGTCTGCGGGGCCACCCTCGGGCTGTCGGGGCTGCTGCTCCAGCGTGTCCTGCGCAACCCGCTGGCCGATCCCTCCACCCTCGGCGTGTCGGCCGGCGCCCAGCTCGCCATGACGGCGGCGACGGTCCATGCGCCGGCCCTGATGGAGCGGGCGCGCGAGGGCGTGGCGCTTTCCGGCGGGCTGGCGGTGGTCGGGCTGATCCTCGCCATGACGTGGCGGCGCGGCCTGGAGCCGGTCGCCGTCGTGCTGGCCGGGATGATGGTCGCGCTGACCGCGACGATGGCGAGCGCGGCGCTGATCCTCGCCAATGGAGAGTATCTCTTCTCGCTCTTCATCTGGGGCGGCGGGGCACTGGCGCAGCAAGGCTGGGATCCCACCCTCTCCGTAACCGTCCGGCTGCTGATCGGCACCGCCGCCGCCGTGCTGATGATGCGGCCGCTGTCCATCCTGAGGCTGGACGATGCGAGCGCCCGCAGCCTCGGCATCTCCCTCAACCTGACGCGCTTCGGCATCATCGGCGTCGCAGTGTGGCTGGCGGCCGGCGTGACCGCGGAGGTCGGGGTGATCGGCTTCGTCGGGCTGGCCGCCCCGGCGCTGGCGCATCTGAGCGGCGCGCGGACCGAGCGGCAGAGGCTGGTCGCGGCCCCGCTGATCGGCGCCATCCTGCTCTGGCTCACCGACGGGCTGGTGCAGGCACTGGCCGGCGCCGGCGGGGAGCGGGTGCCGACCGGCGCCGCCACGGCCCTGCTCGGGGCGCCGCTGCTGCTGTGGCTGCTGCCGCGCCTGCGCATGGTCGAATGGCCGTCGCTCGGCAACCGGCCGGCGTCCCCGCGCCGCAGCCGGCGGCCCGGCCTGCTGATCGGCCTGTTCGCCCTTTCGCTCGCCGCCGCCATGGTTCTCGCCCTGACCGTCGGCTACGGGCCGGACGGCTGGACCCTCGCCACCGGGCGGCAGTTCGACAGGCTGGTCGGCTGGCGCGGACCGCGCGTGGCCGTGGCCGCCGCCGCCGGCGCGATGCTGGCGGCGGCCGGCGTGCTGCTGCAGCGCGTCACCGCCAATCCTCTCGCCAGCCCGGAGATTCTCGGGGTCGGGACCGGGGCGGGCGTCGGGCTGACCGCCGCGCTGTTCCTCGTCGCCGGACCCGGTTTCGGCCTGCAGGTCGCTGCCTCGGCGGCGGGAGCGGTCCTGGTGCTGGCGGCCATGCTGGTGCTGTCGCTGCGTGCCGGCTTCGGGCCGGAGCGGCTGCTGCTGGCGGGCATCGCCATGAGCGCCCTGTGCAGCGCCGTCCTGACCGCGGTCATCGCCACCGGCACGCCCCAGGCCTTCGCGCTGCTGCGCTGGCTGAGCGGGTCGACCAACGACGCCGGTCCGGCCGACGCCTGGGCTTGCGGCGGTGCAGCGGTCCTGCTGCTGGGCGCCCTGGTCCCGGCGGCCCGGTGGCTGGAGATCCTGCCGCTCGGCGACGGGACGGCGCGCGCGCTCGGGCTGCCGGTGCGGCGCTGCCGGATCCTGCTGGTGCTGTTCGCCGGCCTGATCACGGCGACGGCGGGGCTCTTCGTCGGGCCGCTCAGCTTCGTCGGACTGATCGCCCCGCATCTCGCCCGGCTGGTCGGGCTCGGCCGCGCGCTGGAGCATGGAGCCGGCGCCGCCTTGATCGGCGCCGTGCTGATGGTGGTGTCGGACTGGCTGGCCCGGACCGTCGCCTTTCCCTACCAGCTTCCCCTTGGCCTGTTCGCCGCGCTGCTCGCCGGTCCCTACCTGATCCGGCTGCTCGGCCGGGCCGGGTCCCGCGCCGGCTAG
- a CDS encoding ABC transporter substrate-binding protein produces the protein MSRRRALGYAMTLAAGLVLPPRTGPAATPDYRRIAVIDWAVLETVLALGVVPVAATELLQFRKVAVEPAVPASVIDLGLRGSPNYEALILAEPDLILTSNYYEGQRPSLERVADTLSLSIYSPGLPPYPAATAAVTTLGAMLGRGVQAQEVVDGAAAEIARLRGSLQGIVRRPVLVINFGDARHVRAFGSDSMFGDVLGRLGIGNAWTVESRYSAAAPWASRPWPGCRTPPSSSCLRFRPTRPMPWSTARCGKRCRWCGTGG, from the coding sequence ATGTCGCGGCGCCGGGCGCTCGGCTACGCCATGACGCTGGCGGCGGGGCTGGTCCTGCCGCCCCGCACCGGCCCCGCGGCGACGCCGGACTACCGCCGGATCGCCGTCATCGACTGGGCCGTGCTGGAGACGGTGCTGGCGCTGGGGGTGGTGCCGGTCGCCGCCACCGAACTGCTCCAGTTCCGCAAGGTCGCCGTCGAGCCGGCCGTTCCCGCCTCCGTCATCGACCTCGGGCTGCGCGGATCGCCGAACTACGAGGCGCTGATCCTGGCGGAGCCGGACCTGATCCTCACCTCCAACTACTACGAGGGCCAGCGGCCGAGCCTGGAGCGGGTGGCGGACACCCTGTCCCTGTCCATCTACAGCCCGGGCCTGCCGCCCTATCCGGCCGCCACCGCCGCCGTGACCACTCTCGGCGCGATGCTGGGGCGGGGCGTGCAGGCACAGGAGGTGGTCGACGGAGCCGCCGCGGAGATCGCGCGCCTGCGCGGCTCCCTCCAGGGGATCGTCCGGCGGCCGGTGCTGGTCATCAACTTCGGCGACGCCCGTCACGTCCGTGCCTTCGGCAGCGACAGCATGTTCGGCGACGTGCTGGGCCGGCTGGGCATCGGGAACGCCTGGACGGTGGAATCGCGTTACAGCGCGGCGGCCCCCTGGGCATCGAGGCCCTGGCCCGGCTGCCGGACGCCACCGTCATCGTCGTGCCTCCGCTTCCGTCCGACGCGGCCCATGCCCTGGTCGACAGCGCGCTGTGGCAAGCGCTGCCGATGGTGCGGGACAGGCGGGTGA
- a CDS encoding ABC transporter ATP-binding protein, which produces MSSPDRNTALYELDAVGVAVAGRPILSGLSLRLEQGRLYGLVGPNGSGKSTLVRLLARQHPPDGGRIRCLGEEIAAIGERDFARRVAYMPQFTPPADGMTVRELVALGRFPWHGALGRFAAQDAAKVAEAMAQTSVDAFADRLVDSLSGGERQRVWLAMMLAQDTRCLLLDEPTSALDIASQVELLGLVRRLSRARGIGAVIVLHDINMAARTCDEILAMRGGALIAQGPPGAIMTGRTLEAIYRLPMGIVPHPATGEPIGYVL; this is translated from the coding sequence ATGAGCAGCCCGGACCGGAACACGGCCCTGTACGAGCTCGACGCGGTGGGAGTCGCGGTCGCCGGCCGGCCCATCCTGTCGGGCCTGTCGCTCCGGCTGGAGCAGGGGCGCCTCTATGGGCTGGTCGGGCCGAACGGCTCGGGCAAGAGCACGCTGGTCCGACTGCTGGCCCGCCAGCACCCCCCGGATGGTGGCCGCATCCGCTGCCTGGGTGAGGAGATCGCGGCGATCGGCGAGCGCGACTTCGCCCGCCGCGTCGCCTACATGCCGCAGTTCACCCCGCCGGCCGACGGCATGACGGTGCGCGAACTGGTGGCGCTCGGCCGCTTTCCCTGGCACGGCGCGCTGGGCCGTTTCGCGGCGCAGGACGCCGCCAAGGTGGCGGAGGCGATGGCGCAGACCAGCGTCGACGCCTTCGCCGACCGGCTGGTCGACAGCCTGTCCGGCGGCGAGCGGCAGCGCGTGTGGCTGGCGATGATGCTGGCGCAGGACACCCGTTGCCTGTTGCTCGACGAGCCGACCTCGGCGCTCGACATCGCCAGCCAGGTCGAGCTGCTGGGGCTGGTGCGCCGGCTGAGCCGGGCGCGCGGCATCGGCGCCGTCATCGTGCTGCACGACATCAACATGGCCGCCCGGACCTGCGACGAGATCCTGGCGATGCGCGGGGGCGCCCTGATCGCCCAGGGCCCGCCCGGAGCGATCATGACCGGCAGGACGCTGGAGGCGATCTACCGCCTTCCCATGGGCATCGTCCCGCACCCGGCGACGGGTGAACCGATCGGCTATGTGCTATGA